From the genome of Clavelina lepadiformis chromosome 2, kaClaLepa1.1, whole genome shotgun sequence:
CGTTGTTTGTGCTTGCAAGTGCGTTGGTCGTGATCTTAACTTtgtctaaaacatttgtatgttaccttttattttctcattttcaacttttaagTCATTAAGTTGCTCGGAATCAGGGAATCCATTACAGGTGATACATGCAGTCCTGCACTGTCACCTTAGTGCAGTTCAGGATATAAAgcagaggtgacgaacctgcggcccgcgggccgcatgcggcccgccaaacaattttgtgcggcttaccaaacgatttgacaaacgcccatacatgcaaggcatataggacttataggaattagggttgccataccgtccggaaactACATagtactactactactacatACAACTACATATAAAAAAACTACATAGTCATATGACTTAAAagttgtgcggcccgcttactcagctgtaactaaTGAAGTGGCCCGCGACAGCGAACGGGTTCGTCACCACTGATATAAAGTGAGTAAAATATCCGAAATTCAAATTACATAACAGCACTAAAATGACACACTATTTCAGGTCCACTTTCCACTGGACAGTAAGGTAGTCTTATTCATACAAAGAAGGACttgttgaaataataattatagtCAACTGACCTTCTAATATAAAGTTGCTGGGAAGGGAACCGTCATTAGGTGGGGCTGGTTTTGTCAAATTGGGGTCAATGGGCATTGGGTCTGGGGTAAACGTCCACACAACATCTGGTGGAGGATTTCCAGTTGCAAGACACTTTGCAGAGAATTGTTCACCGGCTTCGATGATGTTGACCTCCACAGATGACAAAGATTCATCTTCCAGTGTAACAGTTGGAGGATCTAAAGTAGTTTGATGACAAATGATAAGCTTCAATAGACAACCTGAATTATTATTCAGTAAATGCATAAATTAATAACGTGAAACATTCAAATAGTATTTCATAGACTATTAATCAATCATAAATCAACGGCAATTTATTGATAAAAAACATAGATATCTTACAGTTAGGTGTGGTGAGAACCGCAGTTGTCGGCGTTGCTGTACATAGTTAAGACTTTAATTAGTAATGTCATGAATATAATGGTTTGGAAAAGTGTTTACCAAGAAATTTTAAACGAGCGAGAGTCCATATAAGAAAAAGGTAAACTAATTACTATGGTAACACACATCACAATGAAGCAGTTATTACACTTAACGAAGACTCCAAGCTTGAAAGACACGGATGCAAGTGATCCGATTTGATTGGAGGCTTGACATCTAAATGTTCCGTTGTTTGTGCTTGCAAGTGCGTTGGTCGTGATCTTAACTTtgtctaaaacatttgtatgtTATCTTTTTATCTTCTACTTACCGTCAGTGAATTTTACGAACACATTGTGTTATTATGAATTAGGTAATCCATTACTGTACATTTTATACACACAGCATAAGCATAGAACATGCATTGAAATAGAATGAGTAAAATATCCGAAATCCAAATTACATAACAACACTAAAATGACACATTATTTCAGGTCCACTTTCCACTGTACAGTAAGGTAGTCTTATTCATACAAAGAAGGACTTGTGgaaatattaattataatCAACTGACCTTCTAATATAAAATTGCTGGGAAGGGAACCGTCATTAGGTGGGGCTGGTTTTGTCAAATTGGGGTCAATGGGCATTGGATCTGGGATAAACGTCCACACAACATCTGGTGGGGGATTTCCAGTTGCAAGACACTTTGCAGAGAATTGTTCACCGGCTTCGATGATGTTGACTTCCGCAGATGACAAAGATTCATCTTCCAGTGTAGCAGTTGGAGGATCTAAAGGAGTTTGACGAGAAATGATAAACTTTATCATCTGAAAAGCTGAATTATTATTCAGCAAatgcataaataaataaaatgtatagTTTAAATGTTAATAATAGACTATTAATCAATTATAAATCAACGGTGatttaatgaataaaaaaacataGATATCTTACAGTTAGGTGTGGTGGGAGCTGGAGTTGTGGGCGTTGCTGTATATAGTTAAAATCTTAATTAGTAATGTCATGAAtgtaattgctttaaaaatatttgccaaaatctattaaaccaGTAAGGACCCATCGGTGAATATTAACTGTATTACTATGGTAACACACATCACAATGAAGCGGTTATTACACTTAACGAAGACTCCAAGCTTGAAAGACACGGATGCAGGTGATCCTATTTGATTGGAGGCTTGACATCTAAATGTTCCGTTGTTTGTGTTTGCAAGTGCGTTGGTCGTGATCTTAACTTtgtctaaaacatttgtatgttaccttttattttctcattttcaacttttaagTCATTAAGTTGCTCGGAATCAGGGAATCCATTACAGGTAATACATGCAGTCCTGCACTGTCACCTTAGTGCAGTTCAGGATATAAAGTGAGTAAAATATCCGAAATTCAAATTACATAACAGCACTAAAATGACACACTATTTCAGGTCCACTTTCCACTGTACAGTAAATTAGTCTTATTCATACAAAGAAGGACTTGtggaaataataattataatcaacTGACCTTCTAATATAAAATTGCTGGGAAGGGAACCGTCATTAGGTGGGGCTGGTTTTGTCAAATTGGGGTCAATGGGCATTGGGTCTGGGGTAAACGTCCACACAACATCTGGTGGAGGATTTCCAGTTGCAAGACACTTTGCAGAGAATTGTTCACCGGCTTCGATGATGTTGACCTCCACAGATGACAATGATTCATCTTCCAGTGTAACAGTTGGAGGATCTAAAGTAGTTTGATGACAAATGATAAGCTTCAATAGACAACCTGAATTATTATTCAGTAAATGCATAAATTAATAACGTGAAACATTCAAATAGTATTTCATAGACTATTAATCAATCATAAATCAACGGCAATTTATTGATAAaaaccatagatatcttacaGTTAGGTGTGGTGGGAACCGCAGTTGTCGGCGTTGCTGTACATAGTTAAGACTTTAATTAGTAATGTCATGAATATAATGGTTTGGAAAAGTGTTTACCAAGAAATTTTAAACGAGCGAGAGTCCATATAAGAAAAAGGTAAACTAATTACTATGGTAACACACATCACAATGAAGCAGTTATTACACTTAACGAAGACTCCAAGCTTGAAAGACACGGATGCAAGTGATCCGATTTGATTGGAGGCTTGACATCTAAATGTTCCGTTGTTTGTGCTTGCAAGTGCGTTGGTCGTGATCTTAACTTtgtctaaaacatttgtatgtTATCTTTTTATCTTCTACTTACCGTCAGTGAATTTTACGAACACATTGTGTTATTATGAATTAGGTAATCCATTACTGTACATTTTATACACACAGCATAAGCATAGAACATGCATTGAAATAGAATGAGTAAAATATCCGAAATCCAAATTACATAACAACACTAAAATGACACGTTATTTCAGGTCCACTTTCCACTGTACAGTAAGGTAGTCTTATTCATACAAAGAAGgatttgttgaaataataattataagcAACTGACCTTCTAATATAAAATTGCTGGGAAGGGAACCATCGTGAGGTGGGGCTGGTTTTGTTGATTTGGGATCAATGGGCATTGGGTCTGGAGTAAACGTCCACACAACATCGGGTGGGGGATTTCCAGTTGCAAGACACTTTGCAGAGAATTGTTCACCGACTTCGATGATGTTGACTTCCGCAGATGACAAAGATTCATCTTCCAGTGTAACAGTTGGAGGATCTAAAGTAGTTTGATGACAAATGATAAGCTTCAATAGAAAACCTGAATTATTATTCAGTAAATGCATAAATTAATAACGTGCAACATTCAAATAGTATTTCATAGACTATTAATCCATCATAAATCAACGGCGatttaatgaataaaaaacataGATATCTTACATTTAGGTGAGGTGGGAACTGGAGTTGTCGGCGTTGCTGTACATAGTTAAAACTCTAATTAGTAATGTCATAAATATAATTGCTTAGAAAAATGTTTACCAAAAAATGTTCAATGAACAAGGGTCCATTGGTGAATACTAACTGTATTACTATGGTAACACACATCACAATGAAGCGGTTATTACACTTAACGAAGACTCCAAGCTTGAAAGACACGGATGCAGGTGATCCTATTTGATTGGAGGCTTGACATCTAAATGTTCCGTTGTTTGTGCTTGCAAGTGCGTTGGTCGTGATCTTAACTTtgtctaaaacatttgtatgcTTTGTATGCTTCCACTGTACAGTAAGGTAGCTTTAATCATACAAAGAAGGACttgttgaaataataattataatcaacTGACCTTCTAATATAAAGTTGCTGGGAAGGGAACCATCGTGAGGTGGGGCTGGTTTTGTTGATTTGGGATCAATGGGCATTGGGTCTGGGGTAAACGTCCACACAACATCGGGTGGGGGATTTCCAGTTGCAAGACACTTTGCAGAGAATTGTTCACCGGCTTCGATGATGTTGACTACCACAGATGACAAAGATTCATTTTCCACTGTAACAGTTGGAGGATCTAAAAGAGTTTGTTACAGAAAGAAGTGAATATAATACATGTCCTCAGCTTGAATTCAAGAGAGAGAAAGCAAAATGCTCAAATGGTTTAAACGTTTGACTTACATAGCACTTCAACACTTCCAAGGTCACGGGTATAAACAGTGTGGTTGACGTGTTTCACTTTGCAGAAGTAATTCAAATCGCTATCTGATTGAGTAAACCGTTTTGTGAGATATAATGTCGAATTCGTGAGGCCATTTCCACAATCTTTCGTTTCAACTGCGTCTTCACTATAAATTTTCTTACCATTGGAATCTTGAAACCTAAAAATTGTTgaataattattaaaataactaTCCAGAAACTTCACAGATTCATGACTAAAAACCATTAAAGTTTTCTGAAATCGCTAGTGGTAATTACTGTCAGCTGCACGATACATATACACACGATATATATACATATCTTATAAAAATTTCCACTCACCACATTTCAGGAGGTGGTTTTGACAAGTTGGCGTAACATGCTGCTACTTTTGTCAGTGTGGCTTCATTTGCTCGTTCTTTGATGCGTTTTATGCTGATATTTGGCAGCTCTGTTTCAAACATTGCAACATAACTGGTGAATTGCTGAATAACTTAACCTACGTAGTTCTTTTACTTACGGTTAACATTCAAGGTAATTCTGGCATcttcaagaaaaatgtttatagGTATGTACAGATCACAAGTATATTGCCCTTGGTCGCTTAATTTTATGGGATTAATTGTTAATGTTAAATTTCTTGAtccatttttttcttcacacctgatcaaaaaaaaaatcgcGGCAAGATACAATAAAcgataataaaaaatttcacaaactttttaattgaaaagattaaaaattaGTGATCATAATTTTGGCAAATATGCAATATGCAAAGTTTAGGTTGGAAATGTCCCAACATCaatcaacaaacattttatacaGCAAAGTAATTACATCCAATGGATTACATTAATTACAACCTACATCAGTCTTACAGTCAGTGGTGGTCAAAGTAACCACATTAGTTACTTAAGTAGAAGTATTGTTACTCCCGAAAAAATCTACTCAACTACGAATAGAAGTATTGCTTTTAAAACTACTCAAGTATGaagcagaaaataaaacattttaaactacTCAATTAAGAAGTTACCAAGAGCTTGTTTAAAGCAATACAACTGCATTGATATATATAAATCTATGAAGTCAAAGCTTAAGacatgcttttattatttttcagagCATTGTTTCGTGAAAATCAAGTTGTAGACTGtaaatataaatgttttgtgcaaatgtCATTGCTGatgaaaattattgcaaattaTCTTCGAACTAAAACACTTACTACTTTTTACTTTAGCAATTAGTATGAATGTTAGTAGTACAGCAAGTACGTTACTTTGGCCTAAAagtaatgaaataaaagtaGAAGTACCCATAAACAAAACTACTTAAGTAGAATCGCTTCGTTACTGATTACCACTACTTACAGTGCTTTAAGTCTAGGCTGAGGAATTGTAATGGCCTGGCCAGCATATTTCCATGTCTGTTTGCATTCGTCTGGAGCACAGTCACAGAGGGATCCAGAAATCTCTCCTCTTGGATCATGAACAGCAAATACCAGCTTTGCTGAGATTGAAGGTTTTGCTCCAAGAACAGCAGTCACAGAATGGGAAAGAGGTTTTAGACTCACTGAGGTAAAAGCACCTAAACGCATAAAAGATTTAGCACCACAGCCTTCAAATTGGTTTAATCTCCTTGATGTCAATACCTGGTTTAAAATCTTAACTTTGAATAAAGGATGAATTCAAATGTTAtagtctagtgcagaagtgcgcagatgacgtcacaatttaagtAGCTGGTCTATAGAATGcaaatgcatcctgtggttgtgcacgtCTGCACTAGATCCAAATGTTACGTATAAAATTCACTATGGCCGGCTCTTTAGCTCGGGTTACGTCATTATACTTTGCTTATGCGTTAAAATAATGTAAgaattttgcaacaaacaaacttgttaCTATACCTGCTTGGTGTAAAAAATGTGACTTCTGTATTACTATATAATTATTCTATATATTTACTTTATTTAATCTATGCACTTGTTTAGATTTCGgcatcttttgttttattgtttttctctGGTTCTAGTTCTAGTTTTTCTCTGCACACTCAAACGGTTTATTTCGTTTATGATTTGCATATTTGGCGTTTGTacatatttgttgttttacacGTTTGCATTGTTGTgatttgttctttttgttgtgTGTGCGTTTAGTTTTACTACATTGACTTTAACACTGAGTTGTTCTTGTCGCGTTTGTTGCGTGTTCCAATGATGCCGTCGGCTTCCCCAGCTAATTGTATCAACTTCCCGTCGTTTCTTCTTGAAGTGTTTTGAAACGATCCGTCAGTTCAGTTGTGAGTGTTCGCACAACATTAGCGTTTATCGCCGTAAGTATTTTCTTCTGAGGGGCTGCCTGACCAGACCTTTGTAGTAAAGTTGAGAGGTCAAAGTGATGTAGCATTTTAGTATCCAGTATTTTCTAACTTAACATTtgtgttttcattaaaaatattatgatatttttgttcGTGTGTATTTATCTTATCAAAATACCAACATTCACTTGGTGACTTTGGTGTGACGGTTCACCATAAGAGAGGCTAAAAATCTGACTCGAACACCTGCGTTTTATGTAACACAAAAAGATCATGAACCCGGATACTTTCCATCACATTATGACAGAAGCCATAGaacaggggttcttaaactttttggcacacgccccccttgacggtacctaaaaatttcgcgccccccttcattgcaaaataaaaaagcattaaacaaaacaacaatttattttcaattaactttcattaatgtgaaggatgtgattgtttttgggaaaccaaacgattaattcgaggctttgtggaagataatgcacatcttaggtcggctgcacagtcaagtttgttcctaggttttgtctttatattcatgaagatgacgctgcaaacgacttggtctcaaaacgtcgttgcttagcttttctaagcatatcacgcattgcggtacgactttttcgttcactgtggtatctatacAGTCatacgtcagataattttggtcatactttctctttttttcgctcaatacaattagtttaattactaaaatatctggttattaaatcaatactaaatttaagttttacttcattttacggttttaatattggctgacgttggttttaccgtatttaaaccgggtgcgcgacattactatttttattatgtgtggccgacactgcacacaagttttcaatcgttaatgactcgaaaattatacgtcgtaaactgatcggatatttacaggttagtagcaaaaacatctggtttcctgtatacatcataattgtaaaactaaagaaaatgcatttagtgtaaattaagtatttctacaagtgttacatttgtaaaagtttttcttgttacaccgccccccgttgtgagaaaaacagGTCGCGCTAAAAGAGAACAGTTTAGTCGAGCTAGGATTGCATGAATGAGTAAAGgaaaacaatacgcttcaaCGCGGAGAGACAACAAATATTATGtcgtaacaattgacgtatttcagaatcaaatctcaaaaatacaattgccatcgtgacacactttaaaattttagtaaaaatgaacctatagcgaaagtcaagaaagcatgtttagacatagctcatataataatagacagtttgtcatctctcgcgccccccttatgaatgttacacgccccccCAAGGGGGGCGCGCCcgccagtttaagaaccactgccaTAGAAGCTCATCGCTATTGATTATAATTCCGTGATATTCGATGCGCATTCAATGTGTGCGTGAGCATACGCGTTATCCTTGTTCTGCTTTAAGTCGCTTTGTAGGATGTTGTTATCataaattgttttgcttttttctacGCGCTTCGCATTGACCGAAACGTATAGGGACGAATTGTTGTTGAAAGCGAGTTGTCTTAAGATCCTGTCAATCACAAACTGCCGTCCATggttaaccaacaaaatgaATCGAGAAACGCCAATCATAGTTTTAAGT
Proteins encoded in this window:
- the LOC143445424 gene encoding hemicentin-2-like, with product MIKQKLLVVVLLSFFGLSLQGAFTSVSLKPLSHSVTAVLGAKPSISAKLVFAVHDPRGEISGSLCDCAPDECKQTWKYAGQAITIPQPRLKALCEEKNGSRNLTLTINPIKLSDQGQYTCDLYIPINIFLEDARITLNVNQLPNISIKRIKERANEATLTKVAACYANLSKPPPEMWFQDSNGKKIYSEDAVETKDCGNGLTNSTLYLTKRFTQSDSDLNYFCKVKHVNHTVYTRDLGSVEVLYPPTVTVENESLSSVVVNIIEAGEQFSAKCLATGNPPPDVVWTFTPDPMPIDPKSTKPAPPHDGSLPSNFILEDKVKITTNALASTNNGTFRCQASNQIGSPASVSFKLGVFVKSTPTTPVPTSPKYPPTVTLEDESLSSAEVNIIEVGEQFSAKCLATGNPPPDVVWTFTPDPMPIDPKSTKPAPPHDGSLPSNFILEDKVKITTNALASTNNGTFRCQASNQIGSLASVSFKLGVFVKSTPTTAVPTTPNYPPTVTLEDESLSSVEVNIIEAGEQFSAKCLATGNPPPDVVWTFTPDPMPIDPNLTKPAPPNDGSLPSNFILEDKVKITTNALANTNNGTFRCQASNQIGSPASVSFKLGVFVKSTPTTPAPTTPNYPPTATLEDESLSSAEVNIIEAGEQFSAKCLATGNPPPDVVWTFIPDPMPIDPNLTKPAPPNDGSLPSNFILEDKVKITTNALASTNNGTFRCQASNQIGSLASVSFKLGVFVKSTPTTAVLTTPNYPPTVTLEDESLSSVEVNIIEAGEQFSAKCLATGNPPPDVVWTFTPDPMPIDPNLTKPAPPNDGSLPSNFILEDKVKITTNALASTNNGTFRCQASNQIGSPASVSFKLGVFVKSTPTTPAPTTPNYPPTVTLENESLSSAEVNIIEAGEQFSAKCLATGNPPPDVVWTFTPDPTPIEPKSTKPAPPNDGSLPSNFILEDKVKITTTALQSTNNGTFRCQASSQIGSTASVSFKLGVFVKSTPTTAVPTSPNYPPTVTLEDESLSSAEVNIIEAGEQFSAKCLATGNPPPDVVWTFTPDPMPIDPKSIKPAPPNDGFLPKNFIILQDQVTIVTNALDTTNNGSFECRAYNKIGSAATVSFKLGVFVIPTTPAPTTAETVTSEEYNDIAAPTQPLPREAGADAAVIGGVVAVAVFILIVTVILLLRYFMSHKGEYYTHELKPSDEERPVEVSEYSDDDDFPRTESDLLGEKKRTEHFL